The Radiobacillus deserti genomic interval GATTGACGCACCCATATTTTCCGGAACGGCGATAAGCACTACATTTTAGGTACCGCCAATGTCCGCCATCCTTTTTATTACCACCTTGAACAATGACCATATTAGATCCACACTTGCCACATTTTAATAATCCTCTTAAATCGTTCCAAGGAGTAAACTTTTTCTTAGAATTCACGTTTTTTCTGTTGTTTGCTTTTTCCCACTCATCCTTCGATACAATGGCTGGATGATGATCCTCAAAAACATTCCACTTTTCTTCTGGGTTTTTAATTTGTTTCTTCTTACCGTCTACCTTAATTGTTGTATATTGATTAAGGATGAAGGTCCCACAAAAAGTAGGATTTCGTAGGATTCTTTGTACAGATGTAATTTGCCAATGCTTTTTATTCCTAGGTGGAAGAATTTCTCCATTCTCAACACCTTCATTAAGCATTCTTACAATTGTTTTCATTCCATAGCCATGGTAATTATACCAGTGGAAAATTTGACGAATTACCTTTGCTTCTTCTTCCTTAATAACGAGCTTTTGGTCAATTCGGTCATATCCATAAGGGATTTTCCCAATATGATCACCTCGTCTCACTTTCGCAGCAAGAGCTGCACTAATCGATACGGATTGAGTTTTTGGGTATTGAGCAGCAAACATGGAATACATTTCAAATTTCATGTCATTTTTACCTTCATATAAGCTGTCGTAACCTTCTTCCATAGTTACGACTCGTACTCCGTGCCCAATTAGAATTTCTTTAATTTCTAGTGCATCTTTCAAATCACGAGCTAAACGTGTGATGGATTTGAACACAACCATTTTAATTTCACGGTTTCTTGCTTTTTGCAATATTAATTGCATAGCTGTACGTTCCAAGAATAAGGTACCTGATTTACCTTCATCTTTCAGAATAGAACTTTCGTTCCATTCAAAGTGGTTCTCTTCGAGCCAATAACGACATATGTCAATTTGGTTTCCTATCGAATCCTTTTGTTCATCTTTGTCTGTAGATACACGTACATACACAATGTAAGGATACTCTTTATAAGTATTAAAAGACACTTCTTCATTTTGAGTGATTCGCAAAATAGCACACCCCTTTTGCAATTGGTACACATATCCTTATTTTAACAGTATATGAGTGCAAAAGGGGTGAAAACTACTTTATTTTTTTGATTAGTCTGCGAACATTTTATTTTTGACTTCCCGCTGTACCAGTTTAATAATAATCAAAAAGAATAGATTACTAAAGTAACAACAGTTCTTAACAATTCCCTTCAATTATCTTCATAATCAGTATTATGAGCATATGTTCTCAAATCACCTAAAACTCCCTGATGAACAACAGATAATTCATGAATTACAGCAACTAACTGCTCTTTTCTTTCTAGTTTCTCCAACTCATCTGTAACCTTAATCAACATATCCATAGCCTTACTAATTTTCTCTGCATTTTTAAACATGTGAATCTCTCCTTTTAAATTATTTCATCGTGCACATAAACATTGATGTTCAATTCTAATTCATCCGCCACCTTCATTAACTTATCTTTTCTTGATTCATGTTTTATAACCCACACAATACTAGGGAATGAACCGTATTTTTGTTGAAAGGCATTGGTCTCTTTCAGCTTACGATAATACTTCATCTTCTTTACGTTCACATTCCATTTCTGAGTATTATCAACTTCTAAGAAGTGGCGACTATTTCCTATCACAAAATAAGCATCGGGTTTAACGGATATGTTCATTACCTTTACTTCTTGCTCAACCAACCATTTATGAGGTTCAAAATAGATATAAGCATCATTCCTCATAAGTTTATGAGTCAACTGTTCGTTTACCCTAAACTGTCTTTTGGCCCCAGTTAATTCAGCTCCTTTCTTATTCAAATAATAAGCATTTTCTTTTAATCGAATAGATCTAGTGTATGGTTTGAGGGATTGCATAATGAAGTTTGTATTTCGAGTGCTTTTTGTATTGTGAAGGGTTTGTATTTGGCTCCTAGTCAAGATCTCTAAATTCGATAGAGAGTCCAGTATTTGCATTTGTCTCTGGTTCATGGTCACCATCCTCATGCTCTTTTAAATAGTGGTTAACAACCCTATTTGAGATGTAAGGTACTTGAAGTTCAATTAAGTCTGGCCCATTTTTGAACATGGCTCTTCCTCTTATCTTTGGAAGTTCAGCTGCTTGTGTATTTTTTTCTCCAAGAATCACTTCTGAAGCATATCCATTTTGAATCTTAAAACATATTTTTGCATCTGCGTTCTGTTTAATTTGCCTTGGTAAAACGTCAGCAGTGGTATATTGAGAAAAGAAGATTTCTCTGAAACCAAATGCCCCTCCAATCCTTGCGATGTGAGCAAGTCTCCATTGGCAAGCCTGACGCATTTGTTTTTCCTCTGAATCCATAAACTTTTCATCTGGAATGTCTCCAGCTTCATCTACAATAATGAAGACCCTCTTATTATCTTTTGTTTCAGTTATGTTACTCCATCCTTTACTTCTAGCTTCTGCTTGTTTAGACTCAAGTTTTAAACAGACCTCTAACAAAAGGTCATATGTTTCCTGAATGTTGGTGGCGACTTTTTTCACCTGTTTCAAATTACGGTACTTTCCAAATTCGACCCCTGCTTTTAAATCCACTAGATAAAGTTCTACATCTTCTGGATGACTTTTTATTAAACTTGTCATTATTACTTTCATTAGGTTTGTTTTCCCATACCTAGTTGTTCCGCCACCAACTAAGTGTGGAACTTCATCAAAATCATGCCAAATAATTTCCTTGTATGTTTTTCCAATAGGAACCTTCCATCCAGTCTTCTTATTAAAACGATAAGGCCATGACTTGGGAAGATTTTTCTCATATACATTCACGTGTAACATCCCTCCATCGAATCGAAGTTCTACGTTTTTATGAAGACCGTCCTGGAATACACCCACATTATCATTGAGGTATTCTAGCTTGAACAGATGCTGCAGCAAGCAAACCGTACAGTATGGATTTGTTAATGGATATTTTCCCTTTCTTTTTTAAATAGGCCATAAAAACTAAGGTTGTACCAACGGTTGTTATAAATATCATGTCTTCACCTCTTTCTGGTAACTTACTTGGTAAAGCATATGGGCGAATAACATAAAAGATGCGTGTCCAATCAAGTTTTCTTTAAATAAAATACAAAAATAGTTGTTTTTTATTTAAAAAGGAATTTTACCAATTTGGTGGAATATATATAATAAGTTGTTAAAAGGAGTTTCGATATCATGTGGGAACCTAAAATCGGAGATATAAGACGAGCAAAAGGATTACAACAAAACTTTGTGGCCAAACAAATCAATGTATCACCACAATCTTTAAGTGCATGGGAAAATGGAGATGCATTTCCGAAGGCAAATTACTTATTTGAACTGGCAGAGTTTTTAGAGGTAGAAGTAGGAGATTTATATGAGAAACAAAAATAGCCCCACTCAGACGAGTAGGGCTTCTTATAAAAATATCCTTTTTTCAAACTACTTTAATAAATAAGGTAATATGATTCTATAAATTGTGTTCTTGCTGGATCTGCATAATAGTATCTAAATTTTTTGAAGGTAGGTTGATACACTGCCTTGTCTGAATATGTTTTTTCCGTGTACCAGAGCTCGGGTAATAAATTGCCGACAACGTATGAGGCTATAGTGTGAGCTATACCATACCCCATGCCGGCAAATACAGATAAAAGTAAACTTATACCAGTTGCTACATCATTAAAATCTGCACTAATACTACTTGTTCTACTTCTTATTAAATAGAAACTCGAACCATTACCAGCGTTTGCATAGTTAATAATATCACCTTTTTTATTGGTTTCTAGAGTTTCTTCTTGCTTTACTTCAACTTTTTCACCATCTAGGAGTGTTTCACCCTCATTGTTAGTCGTGATTGTAGGTTTTTTAGTATTTCCTTCATAAACATTATAAACATCTTTTCCATCTACAATTTCCTTTTTAATGAATGATTCTTCTCCATTTCTGTCCGTAACCTTTAATTTCGTCCAATTGTTTTCAGTTCCTTCTACGACCTCTACTGAACCATTATAACTGTCGAATGAATTTTTAGTTGAAGTAATACTAGATGCAAAGACTGATGGACTAATAGATGCAAAGAGAGTTACGAACATCGTTAAAACGATTAAAAATTTCTTCAATGTAAATTCCTCCTTAATTTTCTTCTCTATGTGAAATACACTTGATGAACATTTTTATGAATTTCTTGAGTTTTTTCTTTTAGTTATTGTTGTTATCGTTATTCCAATAACTTGAAGTGTTAATCCAACAAAGAAAAACAAATGCCTTATTTCAGAAGTAATTTGGTAATAGACAATAACGAAAATTAAACCAATCCAGAAACTGAGATAACCAATCCACATATGAACACCTTCTTTAAAATTTAGAATAGTAGATTCAACTTGTATTCTCAATGGTAACAGATATTCCATTTAAATAACATAAATTTTATACTTTTCCATATTGGGAAACATTTTTTCTTCTCCCCATATTAATAAGTTGTTGACTTTCATACTTTCATACACCAGAAAAGGAGCCAATACCAATTAAGGTAAAGGCTCCTTTTAGATTCTAACTTAAACTTTCGCAAACTAAACCGTTACCGTCACCATCTAATTGGTGAGGATCGATGTCTGGACCACCTTCAGCTTCAAAGAAATCTTGCGCTTCTTTCAAGGTTTGCTGAACCGCGAATATGTCAGCTTCATCTGCAAATTCTGAATTCTTCAAGAACTTCTCTAAGTCCATTGCACTTAACGCTTCTTTTACTTCTTTAATGGCACTAATCATAACGGCCAAACGATTCTCATTTTCTATTGCGGTACAATCCATAACAGGTGCTGTGTAACCTTGTGAGAATTGTCTAGTTATTTCCATGGTGTAACGTGGATCTACATCAGCATATTTCCGTATGCTATGTTCCGCGATGTCTTGCTGCATTGGCCTTGCTCCAGTTTTCATGTATGTAACCATAGGCTGCGAAACGTTAAGGTCCATCGCTACTTGCTTGCCTGGCATGTTGTTATTCTCCATAAAATTTGTAAGTGCTTTACTTGCATTCATCGAACTCATTTCTCTCTTCCTCCTATTTAATTGTTAAAAAAACAGTTCACAAGTTAACAAAAATTGGTATTATGATATATTCATAGGCTTGTCCTCTAAAAAAGAGTGGCCAATATTTGGCCAAATCATGTTGAATGAATTTTCTTATTGTCTGGATTGAAGTAAGGTTCAAATGCTTGCCTAAAAGCTTCTTCAATTGGAATGGTACCGAATGTTTCTTTTTTAATTTTTAATGGACATTCTTTTTCTTTTTTAGCCATTAGGCATCACCTCTCTTCATTCCTATGTGTGAACGTTGTATGGACAAACCAATAAATTATTAATTTTTTAATGGTAAAAAATCCCTAACGGTATTAAATCACTTATTTCGTTTCGTTATGTTCCTTAAAGGAACATTGACTATCAAAAAAAATTAACCATTCAAAATCTAATGTTTCCGCAATTGATTTTGCTACAGGAACAGTTGGAGTCTTAGTTCCTTTCTCAATATGAGTGTAATAGCTTCTTGAAATCTTTGATTTCTTTGCTGTTTCTTCTTGAGTTAGACTTTTCAAAATGCGATATTGCTTTAACCAGGTTCTCATTTCACACCTCCTAAGTTCCTTTAAGTAACATGTCAATAGCTTCACAGAGAATAGTTATACTTATAGGAACATCTATTTAAGTTACTGTTAGTAACATATATAATTTAATCAAATAGCAATTAGAAAATGGTGGTTTTATGAAGTTTGCAGAACGTTTAAAGAAACATAGAGAAGAAATAAAAAAAGAACGACCGGAGTGGACTCAAAGCTATGTTGCTGAAAGGATAGGTGTGGCAAGAGTAACTTACACTTCATATGAAAACGGAACTAAGTTGCCTCCTTTAGATACGGTAGATCGTATTGCTACCCTTATGGATGTCTCCGCTGATTACTTAATAGGTCGAACTGATGAAAAGTCTCCAAGACTCATTTCTGATAAACAAAAGGAAATTAATGTATTTGCCGAAAGAGACAGCGTACTAGAATACTACGAAAGTTTAAAGGAAGATGAAGAGTTCAACCCTATATATGAGCTCAATCGGTTAATTAAGGAATACGGCATAGATCAGATAGGTTTCTTAGATTATAAAAAATGGGAGAACTTCACCAAAGAAGATATAGATGAAATTCGAAGACATTTTGAGTGGGTCTCGCAAAGAGCGAAAGAAAGAAATGAAGACGGCGATTAAACACCTAGAACAAACTTATAGAATGCCCATTAGATGGGCATCTTTTTTTATATTGATTAATCGAACACACGTTCCTACAATAGTATTGAGGTGAGATAATTGAACTTTATAACATATCCAACCACTGCACTCGAAGATTGGGTTACGAACTTTTATATTCGATTAGGTATAACATCACCAAAACAAATTGATGAAACTGTTATCGCGAGAAAGTTGAACATCTTTTTACATCGTAAAGAAAGGACTCCTTTTTATGAGATATGCGGCAGATATAAAGGAATAACTATTGATATCCGAGAATCTAGAGAAAAACAACGTGAGGATTTTTTTCATGAATTATGCCATATTTTAAGGCACTCTGGTATTCAAACGATGATGCCAGAAGCATTCAGGCAATTGCAAGAGTGGGATGCTAATAACTTTACGATGTATGCAGCAATCCCATACCATATGATTATAAATTATGATTTAACAGACAAATACATAGTAAATGAAGTTAAAGATGACTTTAGAGTTACCAAAGAACTATGTTATAAACGATTAGAAAACTTATCGAGAAAAAGTATTTTGTAACTTAATATCTATTTTTGTCGAAAAAGCCCAACATTTGAACTAGTTCCTGTAAAATATATACATATCTTATATTTTACAGGGGGGAATTTAATGAGTTACTTTAAATCAGTGAGTCCTAATATACTATCTAATGAAAACCTTCGAGAGCCGCAAATAAAGGCATATGAAAAATTATATGAACATTTTGTTTTAAAAGAAAGTAAAGAAGAAGCCTTAGTCGTATTACCTACGGGAACAGGAAAGACTGGGCTAATGGCTTTAGCTCCATATGAGATTTCTAACGGGAGAGTCCTTATAATTACTCCCCAAACAGTTATAAGAGATTCTGTATTAGGTTCTCTAGATTCTTTATACCCTAAAAACTTTTGGTTGATGACAAAGGTTTTTGAGAATTTTCAACAATTACCTTCTGTTATTGAGTACAAAAGCGGTTTAACCAACGATATACTCGAAAGATCTGATATTGTTATATTAAATGTCCACAAATTACAAGAAAGACTAGATTCATCACTTATAAAGAAAGTACCTTCTGATTTTTTTGATATGATAATAATTGATGAAGCACACCATGCGGAAGCAAAGACTTGGAAACGAGCAGTAGATTACTTTCAGCCAGCTAAAGTTTTGAAAGTTACTGGGACACCATTTAGAAGTGATGGAAGGAAAATAACTGGAGATAGAGTTTATTCCTATAGTCTAGCTCAAGCAATGGCAAACGGATATATTAAAAGCTTAGAAAAGCTAGATTATGTGCCAGATCAAATGTACTTTACTATCGATGAACAAGATGATACTCTTTTCACTCTTGACCAAATTCGAGAGTTAAATTTAAAGGAAGAAGACTGGATAAGAAGGTCTGTTGCTTTATCACAACAAAGTAATATGAAGCTAGTTGAGTTCTCATTAAAACACCTTATAGATATAAAAGAAAAAACTGGAAACCCTCACAAAATAATTGCGGTTGCATGCAGTATTAAACATGCTGAACAAATAAAAGTTTTGTATGAACAACAAGGATATAAAGCAGCTATCGTTCATAGTGACATGGAAAAAGTGGATAGAGAAAAAGCTTTTAACATGATTCAAAATCACGAAGTAGATGTAGTTATAAATGTAGCAATGCTTGGTGAAGGGTATGATCATAAATATCTAAGTATTGCAGCTGTTTTTAGACCTTTTAAAACCTTGCTTCCCTACGCTCAATTTGTTGGTCGAGTACTTAGATCAATAAGAAATGATGATGGAAGCTATAACGAGGATGATAACATAGCAACTCTAATTCATCATAAAGAATTAGGGCTAGAAGAATTATGGGATTACTACAAAAAAGAGAATATAAAAAAAGAAGTAATAAAAAAGATAAAAGCAGATATCTCACTAGATCCTAAAGAGTATGATCCACGTGATACTAGTATTGGGAATGTACAAGAGACATCTGAATATCAAGTAGAAAAAGATTCTTTCGTACAAACTGAAATGCTCAAAAGAAGAAAAGAGCGCATCGAAGAAGAAAACAAAAAAATTAAAGAAATTCAACAGTTACTTGACGTATCGGAAGAAAAAGCAAGAGACTTTTATAAACAATCTCAGAAAGACAAAGATAAAGAAAAATATCTAAGACCAGATATTTATTATTGGAGAAAAAGAACTGAAATTGATCAATTAATTAGAGAAGAAATGATACCTCAATTAATTGCAGACCATAGTTTAGCACTAGATGGAGACACCCTAATTAAAGGAAGATTCATCTTGCCACAAAAGTATTCATTTATCTATAATCAGGAAACTGATGGTGCTTTACTAGGAACGTATTTTAATATATCATTAAGAGACCATATCGGGAAACCAAGAGACAAGTGGTCTTTGGAAGAATATGATTTAGCAGTTGAGTATGTTTACGATTTTTTTGATCACGTTGACAATATTTTAAAAAATAAACTATAAGGAGTTGATTTAACATTGAATCGGTTTATTGATGAGTTATACAACGCTATATACAGTCCGAAGTTAACTCCACAAGAACTGCTAGGAAATCTAAAAATGCAAAATTATACAGAGGTTAATTTTCAAAAATGTGAAAACACATTAATTGGAATTACTAAATGTGTATTGGATGATGGAAACAACGCTGAATTCAAATATACTTTCAATGAAACTAATCACCTCATTCAATTGGAGTCAAATATTGGTAATCAGTCTGAAATATTATACGATAGAGAAGTTGAAATTAAGAAGAAAGAACATGAGTTAAAG includes:
- a CDS encoding helix-turn-helix domain-containing protein, whose product is MKFAERLKKHREEIKKERPEWTQSYVAERIGVARVTYTSYENGTKLPPLDTVDRIATLMDVSADYLIGRTDEKSPRLISDKQKEINVFAERDSVLEYYESLKEDEEFNPIYELNRLIKEYGIDQIGFLDYKKWENFTKEDIDEIRRHFEWVSQRAKERNEDGD
- a CDS encoding recombinase family protein yields the protein MRITQNEEVSFNTYKEYPYIVYVRVSTDKDEQKDSIGNQIDICRYWLEENHFEWNESSILKDEGKSGTLFLERTAMQLILQKARNREIKMVVFKSITRLARDLKDALEIKEILIGHGVRVVTMEEGYDSLYEGKNDMKFEMYSMFAAQYPKTQSVSISAALAAKVRRGDHIGKIPYGYDRIDQKLVIKEEEAKVIRQIFHWYNYHGYGMKTIVRMLNEGVENGEILPPRNKKHWQITSVQRILRNPTFCGTFILNQYTTIKVDGKKKQIKNPEEKWNVFEDHHPAIVSKDEWEKANNRKNVNSKKKFTPWNDLRGLLKCGKCGSNMVIVQGGNKKDGGHWRYLKCSAYRRSGKYGCVNHVPITYESFKELIVNQLQNYGIRVAELNLINNLENTKEQQVRNIKKRIDSLEDKKVSLLDLYLDKLINKAEFQRRNNQLDSDLKKANDQLFLLNKEETRQSEIKSILDAFNSLENSNENLHHVFKTLLKDVIIEQTGEIEINYAFENSK
- a CDS encoding helix-turn-helix domain-containing protein: MWEPKIGDIRRAKGLQQNFVAKQINVSPQSLSAWENGDAFPKANYLFELAEFLEVEVGDLYEKQK
- a CDS encoding DEAD/DEAH box helicase, producing MSYFKSVSPNILSNENLREPQIKAYEKLYEHFVLKESKEEALVVLPTGTGKTGLMALAPYEISNGRVLIITPQTVIRDSVLGSLDSLYPKNFWLMTKVFENFQQLPSVIEYKSGLTNDILERSDIVILNVHKLQERLDSSLIKKVPSDFFDMIIIDEAHHAEAKTWKRAVDYFQPAKVLKVTGTPFRSDGRKITGDRVYSYSLAQAMANGYIKSLEKLDYVPDQMYFTIDEQDDTLFTLDQIRELNLKEEDWIRRSVALSQQSNMKLVEFSLKHLIDIKEKTGNPHKIIAVACSIKHAEQIKVLYEQQGYKAAIVHSDMEKVDREKAFNMIQNHEVDVVINVAMLGEGYDHKYLSIAAVFRPFKTLLPYAQFVGRVLRSIRNDDGSYNEDDNIATLIHHKELGLEELWDYYKKENIKKEVIKKIKADISLDPKEYDPRDTSIGNVQETSEYQVEKDSFVQTEMLKRRKERIEEENKKIKEIQQLLDVSEEKARDFYKQSQKDKDKEKYLRPDIYYWRKRTEIDQLIREEMIPQLIADHSLALDGDTLIKGRFILPQKYSFIYNQETDGALLGTYFNISLRDHIGKPRDKWSLEEYDLAVEYVYDFFDHVDNILKNKL
- a CDS encoding FtsK/SpoIIIE domain-containing protein; its protein translation is MNVYEKNLPKSWPYRFNKKTGWKVPIGKTYKEIIWHDFDEVPHLVGGGTTRYGKTNLMKVIMTSLIKSHPEDVELYLVDLKAGVEFGKYRNLKQVKKVATNIQETYDLLLEVCLKLESKQAEARSKGWSNITETKDNKRVFIIVDEAGDIPDEKFMDSEEKQMRQACQWRLAHIARIGGAFGFREIFFSQYTTADVLPRQIKQNADAKICFKIQNGYASEVILGEKNTQAAELPKIRGRAMFKNGPDLIELQVPYISNRVVNHYLKEHEDGDHEPETNANTGLSIEFRDLD
- a CDS encoding ImmA/IrrE family metallo-endopeptidase; amino-acid sequence: MNFITYPTTALEDWVTNFYIRLGITSPKQIDETVIARKLNIFLHRKERTPFYEICGRYKGITIDIRESREKQREDFFHELCHILRHSGIQTMMPEAFRQLQEWDANNFTMYAAIPYHMIINYDLTDKYIVNEVKDDFRVTKELCYKRLENLSRKSIL
- a CDS encoding helix-turn-helix transcriptional regulator, translating into MRTWLKQYRILKSLTQEETAKKSKISRSYYTHIEKGTKTPTVPVAKSIAETLDFEWLIFFDSQCSFKEHNETK
- a CDS encoding replication-relaxation family protein, whose protein sequence is MNQRQMQILDSLSNLEILTRSQIQTLHNTKSTRNTNFIMQSLKPYTRSIRLKENAYYLNKKGAELTGAKRQFRVNEQLTHKLMRNDAYIYFEPHKWLVEQEVKVMNISVKPDAYFVIGNSRHFLEVDNTQKWNVNVKKMKYYRKLKETNAFQQKYGSFPSIVWVIKHESRKDKLMKVADELELNINVYVHDEII